Below is a genomic region from Bacillus marinisedimentorum.
GATGTCTTCTCTTCTGGATCGCAGCGGCGGTATGTGCAGCTGGACAGCATTGATCCGGTAAAACAAATCTTCCCGGAACAGCTTTTACTCGATCATTTTCTCAAGCGGCCTGTTGGTGGCAGCGATGATGCGGACATCAATCTTGCGCGGCTGAAGGGAGCCGACCGGTTCGATTTCTTTTTCCTGCAGGACCCGGAGCAGCTTCACCTGCATGTGCGGAGGCATGTCGCCGATTTCATCGAGAAAAATGGTGCCGCCGTCCGCAAACTGGAATTTTCCAATTTTGCCGCCTTTTTTAGCTCCAGTAAACGCACCTTCCTCGTAGCCGAACAGTTCCGATTCCAAAAGATGCTCGGGAATCGAGCCGCTGTTCACTTTTACAAAGGGCTTGTCATGCCGTTCACTTAATTGATGGATGCTCTGGGCCAGAATCTCTTTCCCTGTCCCGCTTTCTCCGCGCAACAGAACCGAAATATCCCCGCATGCAACCCGCTTCACCCGTTTTTTCAGCCCTCCAATCTCCGGTGTCACACCGATGAAATCATGAAGGGAATACTTCAGGCCGCCGGAGGCATTCCATTCATTGCGGTAATCGTTCAATTCCGAAAGGATATCTTTAATGTTGCTGTTCACCTGTTTCCATTCATCCAGGTCGCGGAAAATGATCGTTCCGACCGCGCCGATGATCTCGCCATTTTCAAAGATGGGGATCCGGTTGGCGATCACAAACTCGCCCCTGACGAGCTGCAAATCCGCCATCTCTTTCTGCCCTGTCCGGGTGACAAGGTGCATGCGCGTATTTTCAATGACATCCGTGACATGCTTGCCGATCACCTCATCGCGATTCACTTGCAAAAAGCCGCAGTAGTTGTTGCTTATGTAGCTGATGATTCCATCGGTGTCCACAATGACGATGCCGTGGTAGATGCTTTCGAAAATCAAGTCCAATAGGTTGTTGTTTATGATAAGCTCCGTACTTTTCATCGCTTGTCCCCTTTTTGAGAGTTCCTTCTTTTATTTTAGCATGAGGGGAGGTGAGGGGAAGGTGAGAAGGCGGAAAATTTAGAAAATAGTTAATGGTGAGAGGTGTGGGTGATGAGAGTGGTGAAGTGGGTGCCTGACCCCCGGCGCGTTAATGCGCCGGGGGTCAGGCACCTTTTAAGGCTCCTTTTCGTTAATAGAGACACACATATGGAATTAACTCTTAAAGTCCCTATCTGGATATAAAAAGAGGCTATCTTTTTAAAGATAACCTCTCTTACATAATCTATTGCTTTTTTCTAACTTTGGATAGAATGAGATAATATAAAGATATTGTATATCCTGCAAGTCCAATTATGAAAACAAACCATTCATATTCATCGCCAATGATTGCCCACAAACCTGTCGCAATAATGCCGATAAATAAGTAATTAATTATTTCAGTGTTTTTATTTGAACTTTTAAATATTTTTTGCAAAAGCTGAGAAAGCAAAAGCGCAGCTGCTAAAATTAGAATCATTATTATTATATTAATTAGAATCTTCATAATATCTCACCCGGTTTTTTTATATTCTTCTATAATCGTATCTTGCTTTATACCACTCGTATCCATAGGAGAATAATGAATAAGCTGCACTTACAATTCCCACTCTTAGCACACTTCCAGCTAGTTTTTTTACTAGGGTCCAAGTTAAAGCCTGCCCGCCTCTTATAGCTGCTATTAAATTATCAGCTACGGTAACAACTCCAAAAGAAATTAGGCCCCACTCTTTACTTCTTAGTGAATCAGCATGTCCTTTGAAACGAATGAAATTCGGATTGTTCTTATAGGTATATTTATAGTAAGGTGACATACCGTTCATAATTGCGGTTGCACGGCCATCGCTATAGATTCTGTATCTTGTATCAGCTATGTAAGATCCGCCTGTTGAATAATATGCTAGGGTAGAAAATGATGGTGTTTCTGCCTCTTCCTCTTTTTTTAAGTCAATCGTGGTAGATTGTCCTTCATCATTTTCTACAGTAAGCACTGCATCTCCTTCTTCAATAATAGTAGATTTATAATTATCAATTAGTTTTTTCTTCTTTCCCTCTACTTTATAAACTTTGACCTTAACCTTAGTCCGATTCTTGTTGACAGTTATAGTTTCCTGGTATTCTAGTAATTCGCCATCAACGTTTTGTTGATAAATTGCTTTATCTGCAGTATCTTTGATAAGCATAATTTCCCCATTTTCCAAGTCAGCCTTTTCAGCCGCTACCTCCTTTGAGAAATGAGGCGCAATCAAAGAAAATAGAACTACTGAACAAATCATTAATGCTACTTTTTTCATAATTTTTCCTCCTTTTTAAATACAGATTTTTATTTATTTGTAATATTATTCCTTGATTAATGGTCTTATTGTTCTACTTTGTTAAAATTAATTTGAGCTAGATTGTTTCGTGTCAGCTTATTCTATTTTAGCTGGAAACCGTTTCTGTTTAAGGACTTTCTTTCACAACTCATTAACTTTCGCTTATTTTGGGACTTTTCAAGGAAAACCATAATATGTAAAGCAGTTTCAATCCTCTCCTTCTCGGGAATATCCCAATTGTTATTGGTGTATTTATACTTAAATTTCCAACCCGCTCAGTTTCTTGACAGGGTGCGAATGTTATGGCATTAATTATTTGAAGTTTTCAGTATACATTTAAGGTGTTTTTCCATGTTGTGAAGGAGGGCGTAGGATGAATTTCTGGTTTTCTTGTAAAGACTGTGGCAAAACAAGTCCGTTAACAATTAACAAAAACAAGTGCGCTTGTGGCGGAACGTTGTTGGTGGAATATGATCTGGAACGAGTTGGCCATACACTGACAAAGGAAAGTCTGAAAGACAGGGTAACATCTATGTGGAGATACCACGAGCTTTTGCCAGTTGAGAATATAGAAAAAATTGTTTCATTAGGCGAAGGATGGACACCGCTTATCCGATTGAAAAATGCGGAAAAAGAATATCCTGTCAAGAAGCTGTGGGTGAAAAGAGAAGAACAAAATCCAACAGGCAGTTTTAAGGCGCGCGGATTTTCATCTGCACTTTCAATTGCAAATGAGTATGGCATCCGTAAGGTAGCGGTTAATTCAAACGGGAATGCGGCTTCTGCACTGGCAGCTTATGCAGGCTATGCAGGAATGGATGCTTATGTGTTTGTTCCTAAAGATTGTCCAGGGCTTATTGTTGAAGAGTGCATCCAGTATGGTGCACATACCTTTTTAGTTGACGGGCTTATCCATAATGCCGGAAAGATCATCGCTGACGGAAAAGAAGAGCAGGAATGGTATGATGTCGGAACGCTCAAGGAACCGGGAAGAGCTGAAGGCAAGAAGACGATGGGGCTTGAATTGGCTGAACAAATGAACTGGAATCTGCCTGATGTTATTATCTATCCAACAGGTGGAGGATCTGGAGTTATTGGCATGTGGAATGCCTTTAAGCAACTAAAAGAACTCGGATTCATTGAAGGTGATTTGCCGCGGATGGTCAGTGTCCAGGAAGCAGGCTGTCAGCCGATTGTCAGTTCAATGGAAACAGGGGAGCATTTTACTTCACAAACCAGCAATGTGACATCAAATCCTACCGGCATGCGTGTTCCAAGTCCTCCTGATGGCGAGCTGATTGTTTCTATTCTCCGTGAATCCGGTGGTACCGCTGTTGCTGTAACAAAAGAAGAAATCAAGCAAGGCCAGCAGTCATATGGAAAACAGGGAATCTCATCGTCTCCAGAGGGGTCAGCCACATGGGCCGGGTTTAACCGTCTGGTTGAGCAAGGATGGATTCGTCCAAATGATGAAGTTGTTCTTTTCAATACTTCTCATGCGATGAAGTACTTGCCGTGGGAACAGCATAATGTGCCAGTGGTGAAGACATATGAAGACTGGCTGCGTATACAGCAAGATGAGTATTCGAAACAAAGATAAATCGATAAAATAGATAAATCATATTTACCTGTTTTTAAGTGTGGAATAGAGGCCCGCTTGCCTATCAATGGTTAGCGGGCCGTTGTAATAGACAAGAGAAGGGAGCCGGGCAATATTTAGTTAAAATGCTTCGATTAATACACGAATGATAGCCTGTATAGAACTGAAAACAACAAGAACAAAATAAGTGAATGCACCGTGTAAAAGGCTCTTGTATATAAATTCTTTCCAATTTGTAAATCTATTGAAGAAAAAAGCAAAATAGATTGTACTCATTATTCCAGTAAATATCCATAAAAAATACATTAAATTAGACAAGCTGCTCCATAAAGCAGTCAAGGAAATAACTGTAATAACAAGAATATTTGTGATAAATACAGTTACATTGATTGTTGTTTTCGTATTCAATATTCCCTCCCCTTACATCTACAATCCCTTTTAACTGCTCAATCCGGATTTGCTTGCAGATACAACCTTCTTTCTTTTTTGGTAAAAACTTTAATTACCGTACAACTCTACTCTTCAAGGCACTCATTACTCGGAAAATCATTAAAAGAAGCAGGAGTCTGCTTTTTTATATTATTCTATATTGTTTACATTTTATATCTCCTTGACAATATCACGATATGTAAAGGAGGACAAATATACACATATCTCTCTAATACAGTCCTATATAAAAAAGGTTTGGTGAAAAAAAGGCCGGCAATATAAAGTAAACGCTTGTTTCATGCCTGGGTTGGCCTTTGAAAAATTATCTTTCCTTCCTACTGGAAATAATTTATAATTAACTTGAAAAACAGACAATTAACTATGAATAATTCCTTTTTTCTGCTTTTTTCAACAGCAGGGAAATACATAACTTTGTTTTAGAGAAGAGTTCTAGGCGGAAAGGGATTTCAAGGGGGAAGACGGGAATTGGAGGCTTATAACCAAAGTGCTGTCCGGGCAAAGCTCGACCAGAGAAGAATGCTTGATATTATGCAGCATGCCCGCGGCATTGGTGAAGCAGGCCGAGTGGAAACCGGGCAACTGGTTGAAGTATTGATATCATACTTAAAGGGCGCCGATGGGTACCTTGAAGGGGATTCCACTGGTTTACAAAAAGAAGTGGACGCCGAATAGGGCAGTTAACGGTCACGTTAGCTGCTCTGCTTTTATTTGTTTGTAATATTAAATGGAGATAGGGTGGAAGTATGAGGAGAGAGATAAGAAAAGAAAAAAAGAAAAGAGGATTTAAGCTGCTTCTTGGTGTACTCGGTATTCTTTTGCTGATCGGGGCAGGCAGCGTTTTTTATGTATATAATAATGTCCAGGGTACGGTTGCCGGCATGCATCAGGAGATTAATAGAAATCAACCGGAGAAGCGGGAAAAGCCGGTCGATATGAATAAAAAGGATCCAATTTCAATTCTCCTATTAGGTGTGGATGAACGTGAATCAGATAGCGGCCGCTCTGATACGATGGTCGTTTTGACATTGAATCCGCAAAAGGAATCTATGTATATGTTTAACATTCAGCGTGATACCAGGACTGAAATCATAGGGAAAGGGTTTGAAGATAAAATTAATCATGCCTATGCTTTCGGCGGTCCCCGTATGTCTGTCGAAACTGTCGAAAATTTCCTTGATATTCCGATTGATTACTTTGTAAAGGTGAATATGGAAGCTTTCAGCGACTTGGTAGACGCAGTAGGCGGCATCACAGTGAACAACAAAGTTGATTGGCCGGGATATCCTGCTGGCGCAATCACATTGCAGTCTGGACAAGAAGCCCTTGGTTATGTTCGCATGCGTAAGCAGGATCCTCGAGGCGACTTTGGCCGGAATGAACGTCAGCGTCAGGTCATTCAGGCTATTATAAAAGAAGGGGCGAGCGCTTCTTCTGTCATGAAATTTGATGAGATTCTTGATGTTCTGGGAACGAATGTAAAGACTAACATGACACTTGATGACATGAACAGTATTCGCAAAAACTATGCTGGAGCCCGTAATAACATTCAGCAGTTTGAAATTAAAGGAAAAGGTACTATGATTGATGGGATCTACTACCAACTGGTTTCTGAAGAAGAACGGCTGGCAGTTTCGGAACGGTTGAAAGAGCATCTTGAAATTAAGTAAGAGATGTGACGATTTATTAATGATTAATAGGCCGGTCATCATTCTACAAGAGAATGATGACCGGCCTTTTTTTGATGATAAAAGAGTATTTACAGGATGCTTGCATATTTCTGGTAATGAACTGCTTTGGTATGGTGATAATGCATTTTTTCTTTAAGTGTTTTTTTTGTTTCGGAGTCAAGGCATCCCTCATAAAGTAGTCGATGATAGTTCATCCTAATCATGTGCCAGTGGAAAGCTGTTTTTGTGAAAATGTTCAAAGGAATCCTCTCCTTTTCCCGGTTTAAAAAGGCATTGTTTTTTGTTT
It encodes:
- a CDS encoding sigma 54-interacting transcriptional regulator, whose product is MKSTELIINNNLLDLIFESIYHGIVIVDTDGIISYISNNYCGFLQVNRDEVIGKHVTDVIENTRMHLVTRTGQKEMADLQLVRGEFVIANRIPIFENGEIIGAVGTIIFRDLDEWKQVNSNIKDILSELNDYRNEWNASGGLKYSLHDFIGVTPEIGGLKKRVKRVACGDISVLLRGESGTGKEILAQSIHQLSERHDKPFVKVNSGSIPEHLLESELFGYEEGAFTGAKKGGKIGKFQFADGGTIFLDEIGDMPPHMQVKLLRVLQEKEIEPVGSLQPRKIDVRIIAATNRPLEKMIE
- a CDS encoding threonine synthase, translating into MNFWFSCKDCGKTSPLTINKNKCACGGTLLVEYDLERVGHTLTKESLKDRVTSMWRYHELLPVENIEKIVSLGEGWTPLIRLKNAEKEYPVKKLWVKREEQNPTGSFKARGFSSALSIANEYGIRKVAVNSNGNAASALAAYAGYAGMDAYVFVPKDCPGLIVEECIQYGAHTFLVDGLIHNAGKIIADGKEEQEWYDVGTLKEPGRAEGKKTMGLELAEQMNWNLPDVIIYPTGGGSGVIGMWNAFKQLKELGFIEGDLPRMVSVQEAGCQPIVSSMETGEHFTSQTSNVTSNPTGMRVPSPPDGELIVSILRESGGTAVAVTKEEIKQGQQSYGKQGISSSPEGSATWAGFNRLVEQGWIRPNDEVVLFNTSHAMKYLPWEQHNVPVVKTYEDWLRIQQDEYSKQR
- a CDS encoding LCP family protein, whose protein sequence is MRREIRKEKKKRGFKLLLGVLGILLLIGAGSVFYVYNNVQGTVAGMHQEINRNQPEKREKPVDMNKKDPISILLLGVDERESDSGRSDTMVVLTLNPQKESMYMFNIQRDTRTEIIGKGFEDKINHAYAFGGPRMSVETVENFLDIPIDYFVKVNMEAFSDLVDAVGGITVNNKVDWPGYPAGAITLQSGQEALGYVRMRKQDPRGDFGRNERQRQVIQAIIKEGASASSVMKFDEILDVLGTNVKTNMTLDDMNSIRKNYAGARNNIQQFEIKGKGTMIDGIYYQLVSEEERLAVSERLKEHLEIK